Proteins encoded within one genomic window of Pseudorasbora parva isolate DD20220531a chromosome 3, ASM2467924v1, whole genome shotgun sequence:
- the gdnfb gene encoding glial cell line-derived neurotrophic factor: MKIWAVMLACALMLSSASSVPLVLQIPNRAGHSRYSQPHTQCSQRLDLLRKANQNLPDARTIKHLQPRSHSDSFPNPDSAFIHRVKRSLKRRGLFRSKTDRKRPSRDEREKGKGRACALRQVQLKVSDLGLGYRSQEEMIFSYCSGVCVNSLTNYDKILTSLAGGAKNILRSSPPTACCRPVEYDDDLSFLDDNLIYHTMERHSARKCGCV, from the exons ATGAAGATCTGGGCTGTGATGCTGGCGTGTGCACTGATGCTGAGCAGCGCGTCCTCCGTCCCGCTGGTTCTACAGATCCCGAACCGAGCAGGACACTCTCGCTATTCACAACCACACACTCAGTGTTCTCAAAGACTGGACCTGCTGAGAAAAGCAAACCAAAATCTGCCTGATGCTCGAACCATCAAACATCTGCAGCCAAGAAGTCACTCAG ACAGCTTTCCCAATCCCGACTCAGCCTTCATCCACAGAGTCAAGAGATCTCTGAAACGGAGAGGTTTATTCCGTAGCAAGACGGACAGAAAGAGACCGAGTCGtgacgagagagagaaaggaaaAGGAAGAGCGTGTGCACTGAGACAGGTCCAGCTGAAAGTGTCTGATCTGGGTTTGGGCTACCGGAGTCAGGAGGAGATGATATTCAGCTACTGCAGCGGCGTGTGTGTAAACTCCCTCACAAACTACGACAAAATCCTCACCAGCCTCGCCGGCGGAGCCAAAAACATTCTGCGCAGCTCCCCTCCCACCGCCTGCTGTCGACCGGTCGAATACGATGACGACCTGTCGTTTCTGGATGACAACCTGATATACCACACCATGGAGAGGCACTCGGCACGGAAATGTGGCTGTGTCTGA